In Gordonia phthalatica, one genomic interval encodes:
- a CDS encoding enoyl-CoA hydratase/isomerase family protein: MSEFQTLIFDESRDHVEVTLDRPETKNAIDAEMIDELHRVCAILEQRPRIMVLTGGTNGVFAGGADIAQLRDRRRDDALAGINVNLFERIRKLPMPTVAAIDGYALGGGAELSYACDIRVATPRTVFGQPEPGLGIIAGAGATFRLVRLLGESIAKQVLLAGQWLDSDQALRFGLVQSVVDPDDLVAAARGIAENMGRSSQIALRMTKLAADAGEAAHPQIELAIQALLFEDAEKIDRMTAFLDRRGRKSEGRS; this comes from the coding sequence GTGAGCGAGTTTCAGACGCTGATCTTCGACGAGTCCCGCGACCACGTCGAGGTGACCCTCGACCGGCCGGAGACCAAGAACGCGATCGACGCCGAGATGATCGACGAACTGCATCGCGTCTGCGCGATCCTGGAGCAGCGGCCGCGGATCATGGTCCTGACCGGCGGCACGAACGGCGTGTTCGCGGGCGGCGCCGACATCGCCCAGCTGCGTGACCGGCGCCGCGACGACGCCCTCGCGGGCATCAACGTGAACCTGTTCGAGCGGATCCGCAAGCTGCCGATGCCGACCGTCGCCGCGATCGACGGATACGCGCTCGGCGGCGGCGCGGAGCTGTCGTACGCGTGCGACATCCGCGTCGCCACGCCGCGCACCGTGTTCGGGCAGCCCGAGCCGGGCCTGGGGATCATCGCCGGCGCGGGTGCCACGTTCCGTCTGGTCCGACTGTTGGGGGAGTCCATCGCCAAGCAGGTGCTGCTGGCCGGGCAGTGGCTCGACTCAGATCAGGCGCTGCGATTCGGCTTGGTGCAGTCGGTCGTCGACCCCGACGACCTGGTTGCGGCCGCCCGCGGGATCGCCGAGAACATGGGCCGCAGTTCACAGATCGCGCTGCGAATGACCAAGCTCGCCGCCGACGCCGGTGAGGCCGCGCATCCGCAGATCGAGCTCGCCATCCAGGCGCTGCTGTTCGAGGATGCCGAGAAGATCGATCGGATGACCGCGTTCCTGGACCGACGCGGCCGGAAGTCGGAGGGCCGATCATGA
- a CDS encoding IMPACT family protein: MVNQAGDDESAVRSYLTLAGGADVVDTIEVKRSKFMAVLRRVDDEPAARDLLAELRRDHRDARHHCSAFVLGTRGETTRTNDDGEPSGTAGSPMLDVLQGAGLSDVAAVVVRWFGGTLLGAGGLARAYGDAVSLALASAPLVRREQRLLSQVALPHSDAGRVEAELRRRGIEVLGTEYGARATLLLATTALHDAEVAVASVTAGAGVVESVGTRWVDLRD; the protein is encoded by the coding sequence ATGGTGAATCAGGCAGGCGACGACGAATCCGCGGTGCGGTCGTACCTCACCCTGGCGGGCGGTGCGGACGTCGTCGACACGATCGAGGTGAAGCGATCGAAGTTCATGGCCGTGCTGCGCCGCGTAGACGACGAGCCAGCGGCACGGGACCTGCTCGCGGAACTGCGCCGTGACCATCGCGACGCACGGCATCACTGCTCGGCGTTCGTCCTCGGCACGCGAGGGGAGACCACGCGGACCAACGACGACGGTGAGCCGTCCGGAACAGCAGGATCGCCGATGCTGGACGTCCTGCAGGGCGCCGGCCTCAGCGATGTGGCGGCCGTGGTGGTGCGCTGGTTCGGTGGGACGCTGCTCGGTGCGGGCGGCTTGGCGCGCGCCTACGGCGATGCGGTGTCGCTGGCTCTGGCATCGGCACCGCTGGTGCGTCGCGAGCAGCGGCTGCTGTCACAGGTCGCGCTCCCGCACTCGGACGCCGGTCGAGTGGAAGCCGAGTTGCGCCGCCGCGGGATCGAGGTGCTCGGCACCGAGTACGGCGCGCGGGCGACCCTGCTGTTGGCGACGACGGCACTCCACGATGCGGAGGTCGCGGTCGCGTCGGTCACCGCTGGCGCCGGAGTGGTGGAGAGCGTCGGCACCCGATGGGTGGACCTGCGCGACTGA
- a CDS encoding SDR family oxidoreductase, with translation MTSALVIGGGGGIGAAVAQRLAAEHAVVVGYRDRRDRAEAVAASIGAGAVVCGADVRHEDGVAEAFDAAEKLGPIHTVVHCAGAWDFTRVTDLTEASLDDDYATNLRSALLTLAAAGRRVVDGGRVILVSSAAAYLAPGRQVSYAAMKAGLEAGSRAAAKELGKRGITVNVVRPGATDTQRLRDSTAEKAIEAMSSMPALRRLGTPDDIADVVAFLASDQARWVTGAVVDATGGLW, from the coding sequence ATGACATCGGCACTGGTCATCGGAGGTGGCGGCGGCATCGGTGCCGCCGTCGCACAGCGGCTCGCGGCCGAGCACGCGGTGGTCGTGGGGTATCGCGACCGGCGCGATCGCGCCGAGGCGGTCGCCGCGTCGATCGGTGCCGGTGCCGTGGTCTGCGGCGCCGACGTCCGTCACGAGGACGGCGTGGCTGAGGCCTTCGACGCCGCAGAGAAGCTGGGCCCGATCCACACCGTGGTGCACTGCGCGGGCGCGTGGGACTTCACCCGCGTCACCGACTTGACCGAGGCGTCGCTGGACGACGACTACGCCACCAATCTGCGGTCGGCGCTGCTGACCCTGGCCGCCGCCGGACGGCGCGTGGTGGACGGCGGCCGCGTGATCCTGGTGTCGTCGGCCGCCGCGTATCTGGCACCCGGACGGCAGGTCAGTTACGCGGCGATGAAGGCCGGGCTCGAAGCCGGCAGTCGTGCCGCGGCGAAGGAACTCGGCAAGCGCGGTATCACCGTCAACGTGGTCCGACCGGGCGCCACCGACACGCAGCGACTCCGCGACAGCACCGCTGAGAAGGCGATCGAGGCGATGTCGTCGATGCCCGCGCTGCGGCGGCTCGGCACGCCCGACGACATCGCCGACGTGGTCGCCTTCCTGGCCTCGGACCAGGCTCGCTGGGTCACCGGCGCCGTCGTGGACGCGACGGGCGGACTGTGGTGA
- a CDS encoding BCCT family transporter, whose translation MTKSENGGDDQVPDLISKVGAAPDQGPARMDWWIFGTVAAVCVAFIAWGFVSSDSLASSAQSLLDWLLVNVGWVFVIVSTTLVVFVLWLAFSKYGKIPLGADDEKPEFRTVSWIAMMFSAGMGIGLIFFGMAEPLMHFMDPPPGTTAAESEAAIRTAMATSMFHWGLHPWSIYAILGLALGYSVFRRGRPQLISSAFVPLFGHRGASSVGGKVIDGLALFATLFGSAASLGLGALQIRTGMKEAGWIETLGTSVLVVIIAVLTCCFILSAVSGLAKGIQWLSNINMVLALLLAVFLFVVGPTVFILDLLPTTIGSYLEDFPHMISLSGATGGDAMRDYLSSWTIFYWAWWISWTPFVGMFLARISRGRTIRQFVAGVILVPSIVSLIWFVIFGGTAIADQRNGNDPFGDGTAEGITFNVLKDLPWTGITSVLVMILVAIFFVSGADAASIVMGTLSQRGNISPSRWVVVFWGAATGVVGAIMLVIGGEDALSGIQNLTFISALPLAIILLLLCISLTKDLRSDPLILREKKGGQMLETAVVIGANRDDWDDFQLEVSERVEESVPQDDAAAGTDAAFEDDADPVGDDPVEAGPAGTA comes from the coding sequence ATGACAAAAAGTGAAAACGGGGGCGACGACCAAGTCCCCGATCTGATTTCGAAGGTCGGGGCGGCACCAGACCAGGGCCCGGCGCGTATGGACTGGTGGATCTTCGGCACCGTCGCCGCAGTGTGTGTCGCCTTCATCGCGTGGGGCTTCGTGTCCAGCGATTCGCTGGCCAGCAGCGCGCAGAGCCTGCTCGACTGGCTGCTGGTGAACGTCGGCTGGGTCTTCGTGATCGTCTCCACCACGCTGGTGGTGTTCGTGCTGTGGCTGGCATTCAGCAAGTACGGGAAGATCCCGCTCGGCGCCGACGACGAGAAGCCCGAGTTCCGCACCGTGTCCTGGATCGCGATGATGTTCAGCGCAGGCATGGGCATCGGCCTGATCTTCTTCGGCATGGCCGAACCGCTGATGCACTTCATGGATCCGCCGCCGGGAACGACGGCCGCCGAGTCCGAGGCCGCGATCCGGACCGCGATGGCCACGTCGATGTTCCACTGGGGTCTGCATCCCTGGTCGATCTACGCGATCCTCGGCCTGGCACTGGGCTACAGCGTCTTCCGCCGCGGCCGTCCGCAGTTGATCAGTTCGGCGTTCGTCCCGCTGTTCGGGCACCGCGGCGCCAGCAGCGTCGGCGGCAAGGTGATCGACGGACTGGCCCTGTTCGCGACGCTCTTCGGCTCGGCGGCCTCGCTGGGTCTGGGCGCGCTCCAGATCCGCACCGGCATGAAGGAGGCCGGCTGGATCGAGACCCTGGGCACCAGTGTCCTGGTCGTCATCATCGCGGTCCTGACCTGCTGCTTCATCCTCTCAGCGGTATCGGGTCTTGCCAAGGGAATCCAGTGGCTGTCGAACATCAACATGGTGCTGGCCCTGCTGCTGGCGGTGTTCCTGTTCGTCGTCGGTCCGACGGTGTTCATCCTCGATCTGCTGCCCACGACCATCGGCAGCTACCTGGAGGACTTCCCGCACATGATCTCGCTGTCCGGCGCGACCGGCGGCGACGCGATGCGCGATTACCTCTCCTCGTGGACCATCTTCTACTGGGCCTGGTGGATCTCCTGGACCCCCTTCGTCGGCATGTTCCTGGCGCGCATCAGCCGTGGCCGGACCATCCGTCAGTTCGTCGCAGGCGTCATCCTGGTGCCGAGCATCGTGAGCCTGATCTGGTTCGTCATCTTCGGCGGCACCGCGATCGCCGATCAGCGCAACGGCAACGATCCGTTCGGCGACGGCACGGCGGAGGGCATCACCTTCAACGTGTTGAAAGATCTGCCGTGGACCGGTATCACCTCGGTGCTGGTGATGATCCTGGTCGCCATCTTCTTCGTGTCGGGCGCCGACGCGGCGTCGATCGTGATGGGCACCCTGTCGCAGCGAGGCAACATCTCGCCGAGCCGCTGGGTGGTCGTGTTCTGGGGTGCGGCGACCGGTGTGGTCGGCGCGATCATGCTGGTGATCGGTGGTGAGGACGCCTTGTCGGGCATTCAGAACCTGACGTTCATCTCCGCGTTGCCGCTGGCGATCATCCTGCTGCTGCTGTGCATCTCGCTGACGAAGGATCTGCGGAGCGATCCGCTGATCCTGCGCGAGAAGAAGGGCGGGCAGATGCTCGAGACCGCTGTCGTCATCGGTGCGAACCGCGATGACTGGGACGACTTCCAGCTGGAAGTCAGCGAACGTGTCGAGGAGAGCGTTCCCCAGGACGACGCGGCCGCCGGCACCGATGCCGCCTTCGAGGACGATGCGGATCCGGTCGGCGACGACCCGGTGGAAGCGGGGCCCGCGGGCACCGCATGA
- a CDS encoding MDR family MFS transporter yields MTAQPLTGTTSTAPREYTHSEILGVMTGLLAALFTAMISTTIVATALPTIMGALNGTQRQYTWVITASLLTMTISTPIWGKLSDLFNKKVLTQLSIVLFVAGSVLAGFAHEVWLLMPARAIQGIAMGGLIATAQSVMGSIITPRDRGRYSGYMGAVMAVATVSGPLLGGLITDHFGWRWTFFVCVPLAVIALILIQIKLHLPHTPRENVKIDYLGAVLLSIAAALPMLWVTFAGNSYDWISWQSAAFVGGFLVATALTVVVELRAAEPMLPLRVLHNRATILMILGSIAVGVAMFGPSVFLTQYFQLGDGFSPTKAGLMTIPMIVAQMLSATICGQIVSRTGRVKAVMVVGGATMLVGLFGLGFIDHTTAYVNVAIFMAIAGIGIGGLMQNIVLVVQNTVDVTEVGAASAAIAFFRSLGGAVGVSVLGAVLTSLVADNVTKGLTSAGIPVPKESGDTSLDISILPAPVQDIVHHAYSDAFGPVFMISAATAIVTFVCVLLLKEVQLRTTIAKEPAKTTPQDTAATDASVAEDVEDKAQTTAPAPSVTIGAEEPVDLDDKGDPLPART; encoded by the coding sequence TTGACCGCCCAGCCCCTCACCGGTACGACCTCCACCGCCCCGCGCGAGTACACCCACAGCGAGATCCTCGGGGTCATGACCGGCCTGCTCGCCGCCCTCTTCACCGCGATGATCTCGACGACCATCGTCGCGACCGCGCTGCCCACCATCATGGGCGCTCTCAACGGCACGCAGCGCCAGTACACCTGGGTCATCACCGCCAGCCTCCTGACCATGACCATCAGCACCCCGATCTGGGGCAAGCTGTCGGACCTGTTCAACAAGAAGGTCCTCACCCAGCTGTCGATCGTCCTGTTCGTCGCGGGCTCGGTCCTCGCCGGGTTCGCGCACGAGGTGTGGCTCCTGATGCCGGCCCGCGCCATCCAGGGCATCGCCATGGGCGGCTTGATAGCGACCGCACAATCGGTGATGGGGTCCATCATCACGCCGCGTGACCGCGGCAGGTACAGCGGCTACATGGGCGCGGTCATGGCCGTCGCGACCGTCTCCGGTCCCCTCCTCGGCGGTCTGATCACCGACCACTTCGGCTGGCGCTGGACCTTCTTCGTCTGCGTCCCGCTCGCCGTCATCGCCCTGATCCTGATCCAGATCAAGCTGCATCTCCCGCACACTCCGCGCGAGAACGTGAAGATCGACTACCTCGGCGCGGTGCTGCTGTCGATCGCCGCAGCCCTCCCCATGCTGTGGGTGACCTTCGCGGGCAACTCGTACGACTGGATCTCCTGGCAGTCGGCCGCGTTCGTCGGCGGCTTCCTCGTCGCCACCGCACTGACGGTGGTCGTCGAACTCCGCGCCGCCGAGCCGATGCTCCCGCTGCGCGTGCTGCACAATCGCGCCACCATCCTGATGATCCTCGGCAGCATCGCCGTCGGCGTCGCGATGTTCGGCCCCAGTGTCTTCCTGACCCAGTACTTCCAGCTCGGTGACGGGTTCTCCCCCACCAAGGCCGGACTGATGACGATCCCGATGATCGTCGCGCAGATGCTCAGCGCCACGATCTGTGGTCAGATCGTCAGCCGCACCGGACGTGTCAAGGCCGTCATGGTGGTGGGCGGCGCCACCATGCTCGTCGGCCTCTTCGGTCTCGGCTTCATCGACCACACCACGGCGTACGTGAACGTCGCGATCTTCATGGCCATCGCAGGCATCGGCATCGGCGGTCTGATGCAGAACATCGTGCTCGTCGTGCAGAACACCGTCGACGTCACGGAGGTCGGCGCGGCCTCGGCCGCCATCGCGTTCTTCCGCTCGCTCGGCGGCGCAGTGGGCGTCTCGGTGCTCGGCGCAGTCCTGACCAGCCTCGTCGCCGACAACGTGACCAAGGGCCTGACGTCAGCCGGCATCCCCGTCCCGAAGGAGTCGGGCGACACCAGCCTCGACATCAGCATCCTGCCCGCGCCCGTCCAGGACATCGTCCACCACGCCTACTCAGACGCGTTCGGCCCGGTGTTCATGATCTCCGCGGCCACTGCGATCGTGACGTTCGTCTGCGTGCTGCTCCTGAAGGAGGTGCAGTTGCGCACCACCATCGCCAAGGAGCCGGCGAAGACCACTCCGCAGGACACCGCTGCGACCGACGCCTCCGTCGCTGAGGACGTCGAGGACAAGGCCCAGACCACCGCCCCGGCGCCGAGCGTCACCATCGGCGCGGAGGAACCGGTCGATCTCGACGACAAGGGCGACCCGCTCCCGGCCCGGACCTAG
- a CDS encoding macro domain-containing protein, protein MRNIEIVVGDITRVRADAIVNAANTRMRGGGGVDGAIHRAGGPSVLEDCVRRFPNGLAVGDAGYTTAGALNAGHIIHTVGPNYSAGQRDRGLLESCYRRCLAVADELGATTVAFPLISAGVYGWPIPDAIAAAIDTIRGAETGVEKVTLVAFTDELGRAMNDYLNSLA, encoded by the coding sequence GTGCGGAACATCGAGATCGTGGTCGGAGACATCACCAGAGTCCGGGCGGATGCCATCGTCAACGCCGCGAACACGCGGATGCGCGGCGGTGGGGGAGTCGACGGTGCGATCCACCGGGCAGGCGGGCCGTCGGTCCTGGAAGACTGCGTCCGCCGATTCCCGAACGGACTCGCGGTGGGCGACGCCGGCTACACCACGGCGGGTGCGCTCAATGCCGGGCACATCATTCACACAGTGGGCCCGAACTACAGCGCGGGACAACGCGATCGCGGACTGCTGGAGTCGTGTTACCGACGGTGTCTGGCCGTGGCCGACGAGCTCGGCGCCACGACGGTCGCCTTCCCGCTGATCAGCGCGGGCGTGTACGGCTGGCCGATACCCGATGCGATCGCGGCGGCGATCGACACGATCCGCGGCGCCGAGACCGGTGTGGAGAAGGTGACGCTGGTGGCGTTCACCGACGAGTTGGGTCGTGCGATGAACGACTACCTGAATTCACTCGCCTGA
- a CDS encoding alanine--glyoxylate aminotransferase family protein: MALPHNDIDPDGLLEYSVVFTDRSLNHMSKRFIGVMQELLGILRETYSAGSVAVVPGGGTYGMESVARQLATGRRVLVVRNGLFSFRWSQILETGGITDQVTICQARPATDEHQSPWSPAPIDEVVAAIREQRPEVVFAPHVETASGIVLPDEYLRAVADAVHEVGGIFVLDCVASGSLWVDMESVDVDVLLTAPQKGWSGTPCAAYIMFRDRGRAAVLESTTTSFALDLKKWLSISDAYVEGKAPYHATMPTDSLTHNTALMRETVGLGREELRKRQIDLGTRIRELLAANDMPSVAADGFDAATVVVAFTDDDARHTGAAFKEVGLQIAAGVPLQCGEGDDFSTLRIGLFGLDKLNDVDGTVERLRAALAKSNT, from the coding sequence GTGGCTCTTCCTCATAACGACATCGATCCTGACGGCCTGCTCGAGTACTCGGTGGTGTTCACCGACCGCTCGCTCAATCACATGTCCAAGCGATTCATCGGCGTGATGCAGGAGCTTCTCGGCATCCTGCGCGAGACCTACAGCGCGGGCAGCGTGGCCGTCGTCCCCGGCGGCGGAACCTACGGCATGGAGTCGGTGGCGCGTCAGCTCGCGACCGGTCGACGAGTCCTCGTCGTCCGCAACGGCCTGTTCTCGTTCCGGTGGTCGCAGATCCTGGAGACCGGCGGCATCACCGATCAGGTCACCATCTGCCAGGCCCGCCCGGCCACCGATGAGCACCAGTCGCCGTGGTCGCCCGCCCCGATCGACGAGGTCGTCGCCGCCATCCGCGAGCAGCGCCCCGAGGTCGTCTTCGCCCCGCACGTGGAGACCGCATCCGGCATCGTGCTGCCCGACGAGTACCTGCGCGCCGTCGCCGACGCCGTCCACGAGGTCGGCGGCATCTTCGTCCTCGACTGCGTCGCCTCCGGCTCCCTCTGGGTCGACATGGAGTCCGTCGACGTCGACGTGCTGCTCACCGCCCCGCAGAAGGGCTGGAGCGGCACCCCGTGCGCGGCGTACATCATGTTCCGCGACCGCGGCCGCGCCGCCGTCCTGGAATCGACCACCACCAGCTTCGCGCTCGACCTGAAGAAGTGGCTGTCGATCAGCGACGCCTACGTCGAGGGCAAGGCGCCGTACCACGCCACCATGCCGACCGACTCCCTCACGCACAACACCGCACTGATGCGCGAGACCGTCGGCCTCGGTCGCGAGGAACTGCGCAAGCGTCAGATCGACCTCGGCACCCGAATCCGCGAGCTGCTCGCCGCCAACGACATGCCGTCCGTGGCCGCCGACGGCTTCGACGCCGCCACCGTCGTCGTCGCGTTCACCGACGACGACGCCCGCCACACCGGCGCCGCGTTCAAGGAGGTCGGTCTGCAGATCGCCGCCGGCGTGCCGCTGCAGTGCGGCGAGGGCGACGACTTCTCCACCCTGCGCATCGGTCTGTTCGGCCTCGACAAGCTCAACGACGTCGACGGCACCGTCGAGCGTCTGCGTGCGGCTCTGGCGAAGTCGAACACGTAG
- a CDS encoding SGNH/GDSL hydrolase family protein, whose product MRKRIVDVVAVMVIAVIAIAVSLWLTPMQSVEAVGQTVRVGAAAPSMSWSGPGEVDLFGQKLDTAIDFPGPIRPRLELTNLQLSSELADLVGPAGNDAARKAAQDELQNALVDGWRRYLIIQILIVAAVSLILIGAVAGWQRRSRRATIVMVVLGVVVAAAANVGAVVVTAVNSVDQLRAISSIESLVGAATVPGQMPRNLPSAKAGHVVVIGDSTAAGIGNPPLTNPTKDDSACERTSGAFAVALGRASNWQVTNLACSSATIREGILSRQERGGEMLPPQLTTALDAAPSALIISVGANDVGWSHMIGLCAALPDCGGKASEAYFDQKLESFARDYLVLLTRLQALKNPPKVIVNTYYDPLPDDTDCVADLGITDEKVKLLHGWLDKMNTVLEQGADAASFPIAKPSFAGHGLCSPDPFIQSIKGNAPLHPTTAGGLAIALADQAALLAAGMR is encoded by the coding sequence ATGAGGAAACGGATCGTCGACGTGGTCGCGGTGATGGTCATCGCCGTCATCGCGATCGCGGTGTCCCTGTGGCTGACGCCGATGCAGTCGGTGGAGGCCGTCGGACAGACGGTCCGTGTCGGTGCGGCCGCACCGTCGATGTCGTGGAGTGGACCCGGTGAGGTCGATCTGTTCGGGCAGAAGCTCGACACCGCGATCGACTTCCCGGGTCCGATCCGTCCGCGCCTGGAGCTGACGAATCTGCAGTTGTCTTCGGAGCTCGCCGACCTGGTTGGGCCTGCCGGGAACGACGCGGCGCGGAAGGCCGCGCAGGACGAACTGCAGAACGCCCTGGTCGACGGCTGGCGTCGATACCTCATCATTCAGATCCTGATCGTGGCGGCGGTGTCGCTGATCCTGATAGGAGCGGTCGCTGGATGGCAACGACGATCCCGTCGGGCGACGATCGTGATGGTGGTGCTCGGCGTCGTCGTCGCGGCGGCCGCGAACGTCGGAGCGGTGGTCGTGACCGCGGTCAACTCGGTGGATCAGCTGCGAGCGATCAGCTCCATCGAATCACTGGTCGGCGCCGCGACCGTCCCCGGCCAGATGCCGCGGAACCTGCCGTCCGCGAAGGCCGGTCACGTGGTGGTGATCGGTGACTCCACCGCCGCGGGCATCGGCAATCCGCCGCTCACGAACCCCACGAAGGACGACTCTGCGTGCGAACGCACCAGCGGGGCCTTCGCCGTCGCGCTCGGTCGCGCGTCGAACTGGCAGGTGACCAACCTGGCGTGCAGCAGCGCGACGATCCGCGAGGGGATCCTCAGTCGGCAGGAACGCGGCGGAGAGATGCTGCCGCCTCAGCTGACCACCGCCCTCGACGCCGCACCGAGTGCACTCATCATCAGCGTCGGGGCCAACGACGTCGGGTGGTCGCACATGATCGGACTGTGCGCCGCCCTTCCCGACTGCGGCGGCAAGGCCTCCGAGGCCTACTTCGATCAGAAGCTGGAGTCCTTCGCCCGCGACTACCTGGTCCTGCTGACCCGGCTGCAGGCGCTGAAGAATCCGCCGAAGGTCATCGTCAACACCTACTACGATCCGTTGCCCGACGACACCGACTGCGTCGCCGATCTGGGAATCACCGACGAGAAGGTGAAACTCCTGCACGGGTGGCTCGACAAGATGAACACCGTGCTCGAACAGGGCGCGGACGCGGCGTCGTTCCCGATAGCGAAGCCGTCGTTCGCCGGTCACGGACTGTGCTCGCCGGACCCGTTCATCCAGTCGATCAAGGGCAACGCGCCGCTGCACCCGACGACCGCGGGCGGCCTGGCGATCGCGCTGGCCGACCAGGCGGCGCTGCTGGCAGCTGGGATGCGGTGA
- the paaZ gene encoding phenylacetic acid degradation bifunctional protein PaaZ gives MTDILNSYIGGQWVEPTDEGTLLVDAATGDPIVRISAQPLDYAPVLDYARAVGGPALRKLTFTGRAAILKQLGKYLSERIPAFTEVSLKTGATRRDAMVDVDGGINALFVYGSKGGRGLPDSNVVPDGDFEPLGKGGTFGLAHILTPRTGVAVQINAFNFPVWGMLEKFAPAFLAGVPSVVKPASATAYLTETVVRAMVESGLLPEGSLSLVCARPDGLVDQLTAQDSLAVTGSYDTAAALRTHPAVVASGARFTAEADSLNSSVLGPDVTVDAPEFEVFVKILVTEMTQKAGQKCTAIRRAFVPAALVDAVSDAAVARLQKVVVGPPADETSRMGALANQRQRDDVRGAVARLQSAATTVFGDPTAVPANFADGADFEGGAFISPILLRADDPERDELHQVEAFGPVATLIPYESAQQLAGLIARGDGSLAASVITNDAAFASKVVLAAAPWHGRIVVVDRNSAGESTGHGAAVAQAIHGGPGRAGGGEELGGLRAVEHYLQRTAVQGGPDVLKAIVEGGAA, from the coding sequence ATGACCGACATCCTCAACAGCTACATCGGCGGCCAGTGGGTGGAGCCGACCGACGAGGGCACCCTCCTCGTCGACGCCGCCACCGGCGACCCTATCGTCCGCATCTCGGCGCAGCCGCTCGACTACGCGCCCGTCCTCGACTACGCCCGCGCCGTCGGCGGCCCCGCCCTGCGGAAGCTGACCTTCACCGGTCGCGCCGCCATCCTCAAGCAGCTCGGCAAATACCTGTCGGAGCGGATCCCCGCGTTCACCGAGGTCTCGCTCAAGACCGGCGCCACCCGACGCGACGCGATGGTCGACGTCGACGGCGGCATCAACGCGTTGTTCGTCTACGGCAGCAAGGGCGGCCGTGGACTGCCGGACTCCAACGTCGTGCCCGACGGCGACTTCGAGCCGCTCGGCAAGGGCGGCACCTTCGGCCTCGCGCACATCCTGACTCCGCGCACCGGCGTCGCCGTGCAGATCAACGCCTTCAACTTCCCCGTCTGGGGGATGCTCGAGAAGTTCGCGCCCGCGTTCCTGGCGGGCGTCCCGAGTGTGGTGAAGCCGGCCAGCGCCACGGCCTACCTGACCGAGACCGTGGTCCGCGCGATGGTTGAGTCCGGGCTGCTGCCCGAGGGCTCGCTGTCGCTGGTTTGCGCGCGACCCGACGGACTCGTCGACCAGCTGACCGCGCAGGACTCCCTCGCGGTGACCGGCTCGTACGACACCGCGGCCGCGCTCCGGACCCACCCGGCGGTCGTGGCGTCGGGAGCTCGCTTCACCGCCGAGGCCGACTCCCTGAACTCCTCGGTCCTCGGCCCCGACGTGACCGTCGACGCCCCCGAGTTCGAAGTCTTCGTCAAGATCCTCGTCACCGAGATGACGCAGAAAGCCGGCCAGAAGTGCACCGCGATCCGTCGCGCGTTCGTGCCCGCCGCGCTGGTCGACGCCGTATCCGACGCCGCAGTCGCCCGGCTGCAGAAGGTTGTCGTGGGGCCGCCCGCCGACGAGACCAGCCGCATGGGAGCGCTGGCGAATCAGCGGCAGCGGGACGACGTCCGCGGCGCCGTCGCGCGGTTGCAGAGTGCCGCGACCACCGTGTTCGGCGATCCAACGGCCGTGCCCGCTAACTTCGCCGACGGCGCCGACTTCGAGGGCGGTGCGTTCATCTCGCCGATCCTGCTGCGCGCCGACGACCCCGAACGCGACGAACTCCACCAGGTGGAGGCGTTCGGGCCGGTCGCGACCCTGATCCCGTACGAGTCGGCACAGCAGCTCGCCGGGCTCATCGCCCGCGGCGACGGCAGCCTGGCCGCCAGCGTCATCACCAACGACGCCGCGTTCGCCTCGAAGGTCGTCCTCGCGGCCGCGCCGTGGCACGGGCGGATCGTCGTCGTGGACCGCAACAGTGCGGGGGAGTCGACCGGGCACGGTGCGGCCGTCGCGCAGGCGATCCACGGCGGTCCCGGGCGAGCCGGTGGCGGCGAGGAGCTCGGCGGGCTGCGCGCGGTGGAACACTACTTGCAGCGGACCGCGGTCCAGGGCGGGCCGGACGTGTTGAAGGCGATCGTCGAAGGCGGTGCGGCATGA
- a CDS encoding gamma carbonic anhydrase family protein, whose protein sequence is MTCYSLDGVAPKIHPTAYVHPDAVLIGDVTIGEDASVWPNAVLRADFGSIRVGKRTSIQDGTVLHTTEEWPTVIGDDCVVGHNTHLEGCTVEDRCLIGSGSVTLNRAVIGTGGVVGAQALITEDFEVPPGGVALGVPAKIVRITEGGTPWIDYGVGEYQSARRRYPGGLAEVSLDECRTETP, encoded by the coding sequence ATGACCTGCTATTCGCTCGACGGCGTCGCCCCGAAGATCCACCCGACCGCCTACGTCCACCCCGATGCGGTCCTGATCGGCGACGTCACCATCGGTGAGGACGCGAGTGTCTGGCCCAACGCCGTGCTGCGCGCCGACTTCGGATCCATCAGGGTCGGCAAGCGGACCTCCATCCAGGACGGCACCGTCCTGCACACCACCGAGGAGTGGCCGACGGTGATCGGCGACGACTGCGTGGTCGGGCACAACACGCACCTGGAGGGCTGCACCGTCGAAGACCGCTGCCTCATCGGCTCCGGCTCGGTGACCCTCAATCGGGCGGTCATCGGAACCGGCGGGGTGGTCGGCGCGCAGGCGCTGATCACCGAGGACTTCGAGGTCCCGCCCGGCGGCGTCGCCCTCGGCGTACCCGCGAAGATCGTCCGCATCACCGAGGGCGGCACCCCGTGGATCGACTACGGCGTCGGCGAATACCAGTCCGCCCGCCGCCGCTACCCGGGCGGTCTCGCCGAGGTGTCGCTCGACGAGTGCCGCACCGAGACGCCCTGA